The following nucleotide sequence is from Anopheles stephensi strain Indian chromosome 3, UCI_ANSTEP_V1.0, whole genome shotgun sequence.
GTGCTCCATTCATATCGTCTTTGCccaaagtaaaagaaaagcagTAAGTGTGGGAAATATTAATCCATTTTATCGTAGGCCGGTGTCGCGAAATCTCGTGAGATTGCACACGGTTTTCTGTATACCTTTTTCCACCGCTTCTTATCGGTAGGATTCTCAAGGTTTTCCTGCTTTCCGACCGGCATGTAAAGGTGtggtgaaagtgaaaaaacTATCCTCGAACGATTGCACAATAATTGCATTTGCAgcagcgtgtgtgcgtgtttggcCGCGCGCgttctggtgtgtgtgtgtcggtgctGATTGAATAGGCGGTGCATCCGGCAAACTAGATTACGATTGTTTTACACGAGACGGCGGAACATTTATTTAACCTTGAGCTTATCAGGCAAAGGTCACCTTTCGATTTTCACGATCCTCCTTCCCAAGCGAAACAGCCGGCGTTGGCTGCTAGGCTATGTAGGAAAAGAGGAAAATCATCAAAAGGGAGTCATTTCTTCCAAAAATTTCGCTTTATATAGCTTCCATTTTTATCCTTTAAATAACAGCTGATTTTATACAATAATTGAAATTAGACAGACATTTTGCCACATTTTGTAGAGAAAGCccgttttctttctccttttgcGCGAGTTTTTCACCCGGCATATAGGTATCGTGTATGACCTCTAGATACGGTTAGAGGTCAATGAAGACGCGCCTAACAAACTCCCCCTTCTCCCACCTCGATGCAGACACCCCTCTCCGTTTTCACACAACCGTAGCGATGGTTGACAAAATATGATGcaaaattaatttgtttttgtgaaatatttaaatgacGCAATTTTATATCATTTTATGATAAGCTTGGAATGTTCTAAAATTACCTACAAaagaatattttgtttttcttgccaaACGATTTGAAACTGAAAGCCAATGCCAATGCTAGGATCGAACTAGTATCAGGTGTTCAAAGATAGGATTGTCGCTAGGAAACAAACCAGCAGCAAGTCACATCTGCCGCATCTCCCCTTTTGGGCCTCTTTACGAGGGCCGtgtgttcttctttttctggtTTCCACAACTGATAACCTCCGTACTTTTAGCGTCCACGTAAATAACAACATACAAGAGCCATCGCGCCAATAGCTCCGCGCAACGGACGAGCATGATCCGAGGAATTATGTAAGGCCAGGGCTCCTGTGTTAGTAGATTTTAATCGATTCCAAAAAGACGTGAGGGGAGAGATAGTGTAAAAAAATGCTTGGGCGCGAAACAATGGAATTATCACAATGTGTTTACATTAATACGAATTtatttggttttttcttcaccttccAGATCCAAGATGCCGTTCAAGAGTATTAAGGCACGCCAGATCTTCGACTCGCGCGGTAACCCCACCGTCGAGGTTGACCTGGTGACCGATCTCGGTCTGTTCCGTGCTGCCGTCCCGTCCGGAGCCTCCACCGGTGTCCACGAGGCGCTGGAGCTGCGCGACAACGAGAAGGCCAACTGGCATGGCAAGGGTGTCCTGAAGGCGGTTGAGAACATCAACAAGACCATCGCCCCGGCTGTGTTGGCTTCCAACCTTTGCGTTACGCAGCAGAAGGAGGTAGGTGTAGTTCGGTTGAACTCCGATTGTCTCTTCCACGAGGCGGTAAAATCGTCGCGGAAGAAGGGACATTTATTTTTAGCACCGAAAGCGATTGAAAGCGATTATGCAACGACGATGCTGTAGAACGGTTGGATTTTAATGTTGCCTCTCTTTTCCTGCTTGTGATTGCCCTCTCTGCTCCCGTGTAGCTCGACGAGCTGATGCTGAAGCTTGACGGAACTGAGAACAAGTCGAAGCTCGGTGCCAACGCTATTCTGGGCGTTTCGCTGGCCATCTGCAAGGCCGGCGCCGCCAAGAAGGGTGTCCCGCTGTACAAACACATTGCCGATCTGGCCGGCAATGCCAACATCATCCTGCCGGTGCCGGCGTTCAACGTCATCAACGGTGGTAGCCACGCCGGCAACAAGCTGGCCATGCAGGAGTTCATGATCCTGCCGACCGGTGCGTCGTCCTTTACCGAGGCGATGAAGATCGGTAGCGAGGTGTACCACCATCTGAAGAACGTGATCAAGGCCAAGTTCGGTCTGGACGCGACCGCCGTCGGTGATGAGGGTGGTTTCGCGCCCAACATCCTTGAGAACAAGGAAGCGCTGAACCTGATCCAGGACGCCATTGCCAAGGCCGGCTACACGGGCAAGGTCGAAATCGGTATGGACGTCGCTGCGTCCGAGTT
It contains:
- the LOC118514018 gene encoding enolase isoform X1 — protein: MIRGIISKMPFKSIKARQIFDSRGNPTVEVDLVTDLGLFRAAVPSGASTGVHEALELRDNEKANWHGKGVLKAVENINKTIAPAVLASNLCVTQQKELDELMLKLDGTENKSKLGANAILGVSLAICKAGAAKKGVPLYKHIADLAGNANIILPVPAFNVINGGSHAGNKLAMQEFMILPTGASSFTEAMKIGSEVYHHLKNVIKAKFGLDATAVGDEGGFAPNILENKEALNLIQDAIAKAGYTGKVEIGMDVAASEFHKEGKYDLDFKNPKSDPSAWLAPDALEQLYQGFIKDFPIVSIEDPFDQDHWDAWSKITANTTIQIVGDDLTVTNPKRIATAVEKKACNCLLLKVNQIGSVTESINAHLLAKKNGWGTMVSHRSGETEDTFIADLVVGLSTGQIKTGAPCRSERLAKYNQILRIEEELGAGAKYAGKSFRKPQ
- the LOC118514018 gene encoding enolase isoform X2; translation: MPFKSIKARQIFDSRGNPTVEVDLVTDLGLFRAAVPSGASTGVHEALELRDNEKANWHGKGVLKAVENINKTIAPAVLASNLCVTQQKELDELMLKLDGTENKSKLGANAILGVSLAICKAGAAKKGVPLYKHIADLAGNANIILPVPAFNVINGGSHAGNKLAMQEFMILPTGASSFTEAMKIGSEVYHHLKNVIKAKFGLDATAVGDEGGFAPNILENKEALNLIQDAIAKAGYTGKVEIGMDVAASEFHKEGKYDLDFKNPKSDPSAWLAPDALEQLYQGFIKDFPIVSIEDPFDQDHWDAWSKITANTTIQIVGDDLTVTNPKRIATAVEKKACNCLLLKVNQIGSVTESINAHLLAKKNGWGTMVSHRSGETEDTFIADLVVGLSTGQIKTGAPCRSERLAKYNQILRIEEELGAGAKYAGKSFRKPQ